TCTAAACAAGCTAATTGCTAGTTGTTTTTGTTTAACAATTTTAGTGAAAAAAAATGATAGTTTGTCATGAGAATTTTAAGCGATCGCGTATTTAATGTATAAGAAAAGGAACCGATGCAAAAATTTGGTGATGGCAATATTCACTTTGCGATCGCCGATGAGTGTCTATGATGAAATATTGACAGAAATTTTGTCAATATACAATAAAAGCGCTAAGTTTTCTGAGTCACTTAACGCTTTAGTGAGATAATATTCGGAAAATGTGGGGAATTCTTGTTTACCGAGCTTGCAACCAAGCTTGTAAATCAGCAACACTGGTAAAATCTAACAAAGCTTCCGCTAAATCTTCTAACGAAGATGTGGATAAATTCTGAATTGACTCCTCTATTTGAAAGTCTAGCGTCCCGAAGCGACGCTTGAGTAAACGCAACACAAGAGTCATCGCTTCTTGCTCTCTTCCTTCAACTCTTCCTTCAACTCTTCCTTCAACTCTTCCTTGTTGCAGACCTTCTTCCATCCAACTCGTAACAATTTGCATAACTTCCTCCTTCTGCCTTGGTTCAATCCTAGCAAGCTGTTCTTCAAAAATGGCTGTTTCTGAATCATTTAACCTCAGGTAGGTGTCAATAAATCCGGAGATTAACTTGACTTGTGCGTAGTTGAGTCCCAAACTCGAAAGCATTTGTAGTGACATCAGCTTGACCGTAGGACGTTCAGTTGTGCTCATCCGCATTTTCGACATCAACGCACTCGCCACTGGATTGCGCTCGTTGACAAAATCTTGCCAGTTGAGGCGATTGAGTTGAATGACTTTGTAGTGAAACTCTAAAATTGTCCACCCTAACAATTCCACACGATAGGAATCGGAGACGGGCGTTTTTGGGGCATCATGAGAATAAATGACAATCGGATACACAGGTAAACAATATTTTTCGTGCAAGCGACTGAAATAGCGAAACATTCGCTGATTAAAATTAGGTTGGGTGTAGGATTGGTGCTCAACATGAATAATAAACAGAGTCTGTTGATTTCGCCATTGGGCTGTGAACAACAAATCGATGATTTTCTTTTCGCCCTCTGGAATCTCGCTGAAGACTTCTTGGGGGAGAAATGTCACAGAGTTTTTATCCCAACTGTTACTGATATCAGCAAAGAACAATTCAATAAATTCTGGCAAAAATTGCGAAATGAGTTTTTTAAACAGGCTGTCATGGTCAATCATGGTGGAATCTTGACAAAACTTTTGTCAATATACAATAAAAGCGTTAAGTGACTCAGAGAACTTAACGCTTTACTGGGAGAATTACCCGGTTAGCTTGGGATAAATTGCTTTCTTAAATTAATATTCTGGGTAAAGATGATCTATACGGCGGGGTAGCTCATATATAGTACATGAGTTCCATTTGCCGCTTAGAGATTCGCTGTTCGCAAAGATCTTGAAGTGTATGTTTTTGTAAAACGTCGTAAGCTGCTTGACGAACTTCTTGCCAAACATCACGAATGACTTCAGTTTCTACTGTTTTGATATTGGAAGGCTTACCTGGTTCATCATCTAACCCTTCTATACAGCGCAAAGCCTCCAGAACCGTAATTTTTTGAGGTTCCCGTGCCAAAACGTAACCTCCTTTCACCCCGCGTATGCTCTTAATCAAACCTCCACGCCTTAGAGTTGCTAGAAGTTCTTCTAAATAGCGGTTGGGAATGTTTTGACGTGCTGCTATCTCTCGGATTTGCAATGATTCACCGTCAGCATAGCATTTTGCCAGTGCTAGCAAAGAGAGAATTGCATACTCTGTTTTGTTTGAAAGTTCCATAGGTTAAGAGAGATTAGACACCTAAGAGTTACTTCATGACACAAGAGGGTGATTCAGCCTAACCAGATAAAATCAGGTTAGATTCTTAATTGATGTTCTCGCGAGCTTCTATGCTGGCGAGTTGACACCACTATAATAAGACTACCGTCAATAAAAGCAAATGTTTTTCTTTCTTATTTTAATAAAAAAAAGTGATTGACAAGCATAAAAAAAGTCCATGGAGAGGGAGGAAGACAAGGTATAATCTTCTTCCTTGTCTTCCT
This genomic interval from Scytonema hofmannii PCC 7110 contains the following:
- a CDS encoding RrF2 family transcriptional regulator, which codes for MELSNKTEYAILSLLALAKCYADGESLQIREIAARQNIPNRYLEELLATLRRGGLIKSIRGVKGGYVLAREPQKITVLEALRCIEGLDDEPGKPSNIKTVETEVIRDVWQEVRQAAYDVLQKHTLQDLCEQRISKRQMELMYYI
- a CDS encoding DUF4351 domain-containing protein; translation: MIDHDSLFKKLISQFLPEFIELFFADISNSWDKNSVTFLPQEVFSEIPEGEKKIIDLLFTAQWRNQQTLFIIHVEHQSYTQPNFNQRMFRYFSRLHEKYCLPVYPIVIYSHDAPKTPVSDSYRVELLGWTILEFHYKVIQLNRLNWQDFVNERNPVASALMSKMRMSTTERPTVKLMSLQMLSSLGLNYAQVKLISGFIDTYLRLNDSETAIFEEQLARIEPRQKEEVMQIVTSWMEEGLQQGRVEGRVEGRVEGREQEAMTLVLRLLKRRFGTLDFQIEESIQNLSTSSLEDLAEALLDFTSVADLQAWLQAR